In Victivallaceae bacterium, a single window of DNA contains:
- the miaA gene encoding tRNA (adenosine(37)-N6)-dimethylallyltransferase MiaA, whose amino-acid sequence MNTLSSSQTAEGLLQTELSLNKNFLRLFRNTVILLAGPTGVGKTDVSLRLAELLNGEIISADAMQVYQGMNIGTAKVSLNERQRIPHHLIDVRHVADPFNVVDFYYEARQACRAILNRGRVPIVVGGSGFYFHIFISGPPTGPPANYMLRKELEQELFQNGCQEMYRRLKEIDPDYANTITVNDRHKIIRAFEIITLTKMKVSDHRRHLSLENDAEYNYRAWCLTLPKEELYRRIEVRCRRMMQEGLLDEVKNLLSMGIKTNVSAEKAIGYRQWIDFLSTEGTDDDYKAAMEKFIKASRSYIKRQLTWFKKHTLFRPLDGSLMDIAAIADFIAMDYHLCS is encoded by the coding sequence GTGAATACTTTAAGTTCGAGTCAGACAGCCGAAGGCCTATTGCAGACGGAATTAAGTTTGAATAAGAATTTTCTTCGATTGTTTCGAAATACCGTTATCCTTCTTGCAGGTCCCACGGGTGTCGGTAAAACGGATGTTTCTTTAAGATTGGCAGAGCTATTGAACGGTGAAATTATATCTGCGGATGCCATGCAAGTGTATCAGGGCATGAATATAGGAACCGCTAAAGTCTCTTTGAATGAGCGTCAGCGTATTCCTCATCATTTGATTGACGTAAGACATGTAGCGGACCCATTCAATGTTGTCGATTTTTACTATGAAGCCAGACAGGCTTGTCGAGCGATTTTGAATCGAGGAAGAGTTCCTATAGTGGTTGGAGGCTCCGGTTTTTATTTTCACATATTTATTTCCGGCCCTCCTACAGGTCCTCCGGCGAATTACATGTTACGTAAGGAGTTGGAACAAGAATTGTTTCAAAACGGATGTCAGGAGATGTATCGGCGCTTGAAAGAAATCGATCCTGATTACGCAAATACTATTACGGTTAATGATCGTCATAAGATTATAAGGGCTTTTGAAATCATTACGCTTACCAAAATGAAAGTGAGTGATCACCGAAGACATTTGTCTCTTGAAAACGATGCGGAATATAACTATAGAGCATGGTGTTTAACGTTGCCGAAAGAGGAATTATATAGACGAATCGAAGTACGATGTCGGCGTATGATGCAAGAGGGTTTGTTAGATGAAGTAAAAAACTTACTTTCCATGGGGATTAAAACTAACGTTTCTGCAGAGAAGGCGATAGGATATAGACAGTGGATTGATTTTTTGTCGACCGAAGGTACCGATGATGATTATAAAGCGGCTATGGAAAAATTCATAAAGGCTAGTAGGTCTTACATAAAAAGACAGCTTACTTGGTTTAAGAAACATACGTTATTCAGACCCTTGGACGGGTCTTTAATGGACATTGCGGCTATAGCTGATTTTATAGCCATGGATTATCATCTTTGTTCTTGA
- a CDS encoding haloacid dehalogenase-like hydrolase: protein MNRKESWIYAFDLDDTLLNFNSSIGFYKYHFLRRRFGLRSLFACLTAYCSYRFFSGDMRRIYSCFFETCLKGMSFEKLLELVDQWIDNLKPNFYQPSLNYLNHALSEGFPVVILSSSPDFLVSRFARLFKVSEFSASVYACNSEGIYREPGLFLDGHGKARELRRYMRYFNVTKSLCFSNSVSDLPFLFAGTKSIAVKADRKFKKFSLCKGWVTI, encoded by the coding sequence ATGAACCGTAAAGAATCTTGGATTTATGCTTTCGATCTGGATGACACTTTGCTGAATTTTAACTCCAGTATTGGATTTTATAAATATCATTTTTTGAGAAGAAGATTCGGATTAAGATCTCTTTTTGCATGTTTGACGGCTTACTGTTCTTATCGTTTTTTTTCCGGAGACATGAGACGAATATATTCTTGTTTTTTTGAAACTTGTTTGAAAGGAATGTCTTTTGAAAAGCTTTTGGAGTTAGTGGATCAGTGGATAGATAATCTTAAGCCGAATTTTTATCAACCGAGTTTGAATTATTTAAATCATGCTCTTTCCGAAGGTTTTCCTGTAGTTATATTGTCGTCTTCACCGGACTTTCTTGTGAGTAGATTTGCTCGGTTATTTAAAGTTTCGGAATTTTCCGCTTCCGTTTATGCGTGTAACTCGGAAGGAATTTATCGAGAGCCGGGTTTATTTTTAGATGGGCACGGAAAAGCTCGAGAGTTAAGAAGGTATATGCGTTATTTTAATGTAACGAAATCTTTATGTTTTTCGAATAGTGTCTCGGATTTACCGTTTTTGTTCGCAGGAACGAAATCTATTGCGGTCAAAGCGGATCGTAAATTCAAAAAGTTTTCCCTTTGTAAGGGATGGGTTACCATTTAG
- the rsfS gene encoding ribosome silencing factor, with translation METNLLGCLKTIGSAIENKKGFNTVVLDVRSICRMTDFFIFTEGNVGVHVKAITESIIQNLKQEQLIPLCVEGMSIGEWVVIDYGFVIIHVFIPSVRDKYRVEELWKDGLVVKWNSYNSL, from the coding sequence ATGGAAACGAACTTACTCGGTTGTCTTAAAACGATAGGCTCGGCGATCGAAAATAAAAAGGGCTTTAATACGGTCGTTCTCGACGTTAGGTCCATTTGTCGAATGACGGATTTCTTTATTTTTACCGAAGGCAATGTCGGTGTCCATGTTAAAGCTATTACGGAATCGATTATTCAAAATTTGAAACAAGAACAATTGATTCCTCTTTGCGTTGAAGGCATGTCTATCGGTGAATGGGTGGTTATCGATTATGGATTCGTTATAATTCATGTATTTATTCCTTCCGTGCGGGATAAATATCGTGTGGAAGAGTTATGGAAAGACGGTTTAGTGGTTAAATGGAACTCTTATAATTCTTTGTAG
- a CDS encoding CofH family radical SAM protein → MSRISFFEALNLFKYASLEDLRVLAARTREFLNPGNRVFFIVDANPNYTNICTVHCRFCAFHRNVTHPEAYLLTIDELREKLITYRDAGVRTVLLQGGIHPKVSFDYLKSILEMTVNEFPELHPHYFSAIEISSAATVSGISVKQALSILKDCGQTTIPGGGAEILSEKVRLKISPKKMKLNGWIDFHKQAHKLGFLTTATMMFGHLETAEDVIIHLDTLRQSQDETSGFSAFIPWSYKSPNTPMKKLVSQKSSADFYYRILAISRIYLDNFPHIAASWFGEGKEVGKRGLHYGADDFGGTILNESVHKSAEWDLTASKEEIIQMIETEGFVPIERNSFYRPVLTTSALQEQR, encoded by the coding sequence ATGAGTAGAATTTCTTTTTTCGAAGCATTGAATTTATTCAAGTACGCATCTTTGGAAGATTTAAGAGTGTTAGCCGCAAGAACCCGCGAATTTTTGAATCCCGGTAACCGGGTTTTTTTTATCGTCGACGCCAATCCGAATTACACTAATATCTGTACCGTTCACTGTAGATTTTGTGCTTTTCACAGAAACGTGACTCATCCGGAAGCCTATCTTCTGACTATCGACGAATTGAGAGAAAAATTAATCACTTACCGCGATGCAGGGGTCAGAACCGTTTTATTACAAGGGGGAATACATCCTAAAGTATCCTTCGATTATTTAAAATCCATTTTAGAAATGACCGTTAATGAATTTCCCGAATTGCACCCCCACTATTTTTCGGCAATTGAAATTTCTTCGGCAGCGACCGTTTCAGGAATTTCCGTCAAGCAAGCGCTCTCAATACTCAAAGATTGCGGACAAACGACGATCCCGGGAGGAGGAGCTGAAATCTTATCAGAAAAAGTAAGGTTAAAGATTTCGCCCAAAAAAATGAAGCTTAACGGATGGATTGATTTTCATAAGCAAGCACATAAATTAGGCTTTCTGACAACCGCTACCATGATGTTCGGACATTTAGAAACTGCGGAAGACGTGATTATACATCTGGACACTCTCAGACAATCACAAGATGAAACTTCCGGATTTTCCGCATTCATACCTTGGAGTTATAAATCTCCGAATACACCCATGAAAAAATTAGTTTCCCAAAAATCTTCCGCCGATTTTTATTATCGGATCCTAGCGATATCTCGAATCTATCTCGATAATTTTCCTCACATAGCAGCCTCTTGGTTCGGTGAGGGGAAAGAAGTAGGCAAACGAGGATTGCATTACGGAGCCGATGATTTTGGCGGCACTATTCTTAACGAAAGTGTCCATAAATCAGCCGAATGGGATCTCACCGCTTCCAAAGAAGAAATCATACAAATGATCGAAACGGAAGGATTCGTTCCTATCGAAAGAAATTCTTTTTATCGACCCGTTTTGACAACATCGGCACTTCAAGAACAAAGATGA
- a CDS encoding KH domain-containing protein, which yields MEEFVAYIVKNLVSNPNAVEIRSLTEDETIKLEIRVAPDDVGKVIGRRGNTIHALRTIVRRISSRVKKKVEIDLIQPENAHLEEENDPTEGSCLQKYAREDFEEEEEIAASKLEGCCQEHSH from the coding sequence ATGGAAGAATTTGTAGCTTATATAGTAAAAAATTTAGTATCGAATCCCAATGCAGTCGAAATTCGATCTTTGACAGAAGATGAGACCATAAAATTGGAAATTCGAGTCGCTCCCGATGATGTAGGTAAAGTAATCGGTAGAAGAGGCAATACGATTCATGCATTGAGAACGATTGTACGTCGTATTTCTTCTCGAGTTAAGAAAAAGGTCGAAATCGATCTCATTCAACCTGAAAATGCACACTTAGAAGAAGAAAACGATCCGACCGAAGGATCTTGCCTTCAAAAGTATGCTCGAGAAGATTTTGAAGAAGAGGAAGAAATTGCAGCATCGAAATTGGAAGGTTGCTGTCAAGAGCACTCTCATTGA
- a CDS encoding UDP-N-acetylglucosamine--N-acetylmuramyl-(pentapeptide) pyrophosphoryl-undecaprenol N-acetylglucosamine transferase — MKKRAIISVGGTVGHIKPAQETADELLNNDWDIYFLGKGLLSNRFFNSEKYFFREISSGTFNSKNVWSLAKTCLALSSGCWSVMRFIRKFRPDVILGFGSYHSFPALIIGALFRIPLILHEQNIVPGQVNRIMGRFSKGIGIVFPECRRNFKVPAQAVYTCSNMTTPPKRKLSDDYENLEKDRFTILVFGGSSGSEWINRLMFKVVFEMRKRNSHFQVIHLIGHSDHLIQEACASYSRMNIPFVVKAFENDMDAVMRIADIAICRAGSGTLQDLIKNELPAVLIPYPGAYAHQKKNADFFTNVIKGGMFFEQHLLHAEDLIEYLSNVICKKSLHFEKLCLRRYRESLKIEPFTEFIDRLLFQTKS, encoded by the coding sequence ATGAAAAAAAGGGCAATTATTTCAGTAGGTGGGACAGTCGGACATATAAAACCGGCTCAAGAAACTGCCGATGAGCTTTTAAATAACGATTGGGATATTTATTTTTTAGGCAAAGGATTGCTATCGAATCGATTTTTCAATTCCGAAAAATATTTTTTCAGAGAAATTTCTTCCGGAACATTTAACTCGAAAAACGTTTGGTCTCTTGCAAAAACATGTTTGGCTCTATCATCAGGTTGTTGGTCCGTCATGCGATTTATTAGAAAATTTCGACCGGATGTTATCTTGGGTTTCGGCAGTTATCATAGTTTTCCGGCTTTGATAATCGGTGCCTTGTTTCGTATACCTTTAATTTTACATGAACAGAATATTGTACCGGGACAAGTGAATCGAATTATGGGTCGATTCTCTAAGGGTATCGGTATTGTTTTTCCCGAATGTCGTCGTAATTTTAAAGTTCCTGCTCAAGCCGTTTATACCTGTTCCAATATGACTACGCCTCCCAAACGAAAATTATCGGATGATTATGAAAATCTGGAAAAAGATCGTTTTACTATTTTGGTGTTCGGCGGTTCATCCGGATCGGAATGGATTAATCGACTTATGTTTAAGGTCGTTTTCGAAATGCGGAAAAGAAACTCTCATTTTCAAGTGATTCATTTGATTGGTCACTCTGATCATCTTATTCAAGAAGCATGTGCTTCGTATTCACGCATGAACATTCCTTTTGTCGTAAAGGCTTTTGAAAATGACATGGATGCGGTCATGCGTATCGCCGATATCGCAATATGTCGAGCGGGTTCGGGAACTCTTCAGGATCTTATCAAAAACGAATTGCCTGCAGTATTGATTCCTTATCCGGGCGCTTATGCCCATCAAAAGAAAAATGCTGATTTTTTTACGAACGTGATTAAAGGAGGAATGTTTTTTGAACAACATTTATTGCATGCCGAAGATTTAATTGAATATTTATCGAATGTCATTTGTAAAAAATCTCTTCATTTCGAGAAACTGTGTTTACGTCGTTATCGAGAATCTTTAAAAATCGAACCTTTTACTGAATTTATAGATCGCTTGCTTTTTCAAACGAAATCCTGA
- the fabF gene encoding beta-ketoacyl-ACP synthase II produces MSKKRVVVTGMGLVSALGNEVDAFYEMLLSGKSAIRPITHFPCEDAPTRFAGWIDDFESEPYLDRKQARRVDPFIKYAIVAAKKAAHMAGWEENRESKNKHRCGVIIGAGMGGLLTLEEGLKRLLLEKKKLSPFFIPFIISNMAGAMIAMDFDFMGPNYSISTACATSNYCIEAAYNYLANGYTDLMFCGGAEAAVNVVGLQGFIANKALSERNDEPTKASRPWDRDRDGFVLGEGAGVLVLETLDHALARGAPIIAEILGAHVNCDAFHMTSPRDDGEGIAACVRGVLKAADIPLERVNYINAHGTSTPLGDIAEVVALRKVFGDHMTKVKMNSTKSLIGHCLGAAGGIEAIATLQAIVKDKIHPTINVDNPIAEVEGIDLVRDQAQDFVIDVAMSNSFGFGGHNSIVLFSKYKP; encoded by the coding sequence ATGAGCAAAAAGCGAGTAGTAGTTACTGGTATGGGATTGGTTTCCGCTTTGGGAAATGAAGTGGATGCTTTTTACGAGATGTTATTGAGCGGTAAGAGTGCCATAAGACCCATCACCCACTTTCCTTGCGAGGATGCTCCTACTCGGTTTGCAGGTTGGATAGACGATTTTGAGTCCGAGCCGTATCTCGACAGAAAACAGGCTAGAAGAGTCGATCCATTCATTAAATATGCTATTGTTGCAGCGAAAAAAGCTGCTCACATGGCGGGATGGGAAGAGAATAGAGAGAGTAAGAATAAGCATCGCTGTGGGGTCATTATAGGTGCCGGTATGGGAGGCTTATTGACGTTGGAAGAAGGTTTGAAGCGTTTGTTGCTTGAGAAAAAGAAACTTTCTCCGTTTTTCATTCCCTTTATTATCTCGAACATGGCTGGAGCTATGATTGCAATGGATTTCGATTTCATGGGGCCGAATTATTCCATTTCTACAGCTTGCGCTACAAGTAATTATTGTATTGAAGCTGCTTATAACTATTTGGCTAACGGTTATACCGATCTTATGTTCTGCGGAGGAGCTGAAGCTGCCGTTAATGTTGTCGGTCTTCAAGGTTTTATAGCCAATAAAGCTTTATCCGAAAGAAATGATGAACCGACCAAAGCTTCACGGCCTTGGGATAGAGATAGAGACGGTTTTGTTCTGGGAGAGGGAGCAGGCGTTTTGGTTTTGGAGACCTTGGATCATGCTTTAGCCAGAGGAGCCCCTATAATAGCGGAAATTTTGGGAGCACACGTCAATTGCGATGCGTTTCATATGACGTCACCCAGAGATGATGGTGAAGGGATTGCGGCTTGTGTTCGAGGAGTTTTGAAAGCCGCCGACATTCCCCTTGAAAGAGTCAATTATATTAATGCACACGGTACTTCTACTCCTTTAGGGGATATTGCCGAGGTTGTGGCTTTAAGGAAGGTTTTTGGGGATCATATGACTAAAGTTAAGATGAATTCAACGAAATCCTTAATAGGACATTGTTTAGGAGCTGCCGGTGGGATAGAAGCTATTGCTACACTGCAAGCCATTGTTAAGGATAAGATACATCCGACGATTAACGTGGATAATCCTATTGCCGAAGTTGAAGGTATTGATTTAGTCCGGGATCAAGCTCAGGATTTCGTTATAGATGTCGCTATGTCGAATTCTTTTGGTTTCGGCGGTCATAACTCTATCGTTTTATTCTCTAAGTATAAGCCGTAA
- the murC gene encoding UDP-N-acetylmuramate--L-alanine ligase: MTNYHFIGISGIGMSALAHILLDQECSVSGSDLVESFSHLIDKGAKCYGKHDGDNIPENSVVVYGSAIPLVNEEYRTAIEKKYTLLHRSELLMKLMKHNIRVLVSGSHGKTTTTAMLISVFKKAGKDPSFVLGGLYEELNGKKGSGRIFIAEADESDGSIRNYHPDAAIITNLDCSEHISNYANIESLKTVFQEFMLKVQDPSLLFYCGDDSGLASIDINAGVSFGFSKDCNLRILDWKQNGWKSCFDFIFEGKIYRDVELFMSGRHNILNAAAVFGLSLHLGVQEESIRRALSGFGTVKRRFERRREDSSLVLIDDYAHHPREILASLKALRTAVGNRRIVAVCQPHRYSRVKEVMDDYLAVFSHADVVVVTDIYAAGEEEIQGVSGQILAERLSRVFLEEVHYVTRERLDEFLKTVLMQHDVCITLGAGDVNAVHNELVVFQPKKLKLGLIFGGRSCEHTVSLMSARNVYNGLENNDCYEIACFGIDKQGRWLLNAEDFLKDVSYETVPIGRGESFGSPAIMSAINNCDCMVPILHGPYSEDGKLQGFFEFINKPYTGPDCRSAAVSMDKLLTKRLASGVGIPVVPYYDFTYTQWLFDPDKILTEITDSFTFPVVLKTVHLGSSIGIFLINDIRELEKMLLKAFEYDFHVFIEESRLGCKEMEFSFLGDFKSGFLVKAGPSERAGGGNFIGYNNKYGFGDCQEVKAVFELNIPQEVLDKGSVLAEKCYNAINCFGGCRIDFFFDQRTNDWWLSEVNTIPGMTKHSAFPQALRSVGFDIKKVCESLVIGGLYKNRLLNKHSSTDAS, translated from the coding sequence ATGACGAACTATCATTTTATAGGAATAAGCGGTATCGGAATGAGCGCTCTGGCTCATATTCTTTTGGATCAAGAGTGCTCGGTTTCCGGTAGCGATTTGGTTGAAAGCTTCTCTCATTTGATTGATAAAGGAGCGAAATGTTACGGAAAACATGATGGAGATAATATTCCCGAAAATAGCGTTGTCGTTTATGGTTCTGCGATACCCTTGGTTAACGAAGAATATCGAACGGCAATAGAAAAAAAATATACGCTTTTGCATCGTTCCGAGTTGCTAATGAAGTTAATGAAACATAATATCCGAGTGTTAGTTTCAGGTAGTCATGGAAAAACGACAACGACCGCGATGTTGATCTCCGTTTTTAAAAAGGCCGGAAAAGATCCTTCTTTTGTTTTGGGTGGTCTTTATGAAGAATTGAACGGAAAGAAAGGTTCCGGTCGTATTTTTATTGCGGAAGCCGATGAAAGTGACGGTTCAATTAGGAATTATCATCCGGATGCTGCCATCATAACTAATTTGGATTGTTCTGAGCATATCTCCAATTATGCGAATATCGAGTCTTTAAAAACTGTTTTTCAAGAGTTTATGCTTAAGGTACAAGATCCGTCTTTGTTATTTTATTGCGGTGATGATTCCGGTTTGGCTTCGATAGACATTAATGCCGGTGTGTCATTCGGTTTTTCCAAAGATTGTAATTTGCGTATTCTTGATTGGAAACAAAACGGATGGAAATCTTGTTTTGATTTTATCTTTGAAGGGAAGATTTATCGTGATGTTGAGCTGTTTATGTCAGGGAGGCATAATATTTTAAATGCCGCTGCAGTTTTTGGATTATCTTTACATTTAGGCGTTCAAGAAGAATCCATCAGACGAGCTTTATCGGGTTTCGGAACGGTTAAACGACGTTTTGAACGAAGAAGAGAAGATTCTTCTTTAGTATTGATTGACGATTATGCACATCATCCTAGAGAAATTCTTGCATCTTTGAAAGCATTAAGAACGGCAGTCGGTAATCGTAGAATAGTAGCGGTTTGTCAACCTCATCGGTATAGTCGAGTGAAAGAGGTCATGGATGATTATCTCGCAGTATTTTCTCATGCTGATGTTGTTGTTGTGACGGATATATATGCAGCAGGAGAGGAAGAAATACAAGGGGTTTCCGGTCAAATATTAGCCGAACGATTGTCTCGGGTTTTTTTGGAAGAAGTACATTATGTAACTCGTGAACGATTGGATGAATTTTTGAAAACCGTCTTGATGCAACACGATGTCTGTATTACTTTAGGTGCAGGCGATGTTAATGCCGTTCACAATGAATTGGTTGTCTTTCAACCTAAGAAATTAAAACTCGGTCTTATTTTTGGAGGGCGATCTTGTGAGCATACGGTTTCTTTAATGTCCGCAAGAAACGTATACAATGGGTTAGAGAATAATGATTGTTATGAGATTGCTTGTTTCGGTATTGATAAGCAGGGAAGATGGCTTTTGAATGCCGAAGACTTTTTAAAGGATGTTTCTTATGAGACCGTTCCGATCGGAAGGGGAGAATCTTTCGGATCGCCGGCGATAATGTCTGCTATTAATAATTGCGATTGTATGGTTCCTATTTTACACGGTCCTTATTCGGAAGACGGTAAGTTACAGGGATTTTTTGAGTTCATCAACAAACCTTATACAGGGCCTGATTGTCGTTCGGCAGCTGTGTCGATGGATAAGTTGTTAACGAAAAGATTAGCATCGGGAGTAGGTATTCCTGTTGTTCCTTATTATGATTTTACGTATACCCAATGGCTATTTGATCCCGATAAGATTTTAACAGAGATTACAGATTCTTTTACTTTTCCCGTTGTTTTAAAGACGGTTCATTTAGGATCAAGCATCGGTATTTTCCTTATAAACGATATCCGGGAATTGGAAAAAATGCTTCTCAAAGCTTTTGAATACGATTTTCACGTATTTATTGAAGAAAGCCGGCTTGGTTGTAAAGAAATGGAATTTTCGTTCTTAGGTGATTTTAAAAGCGGTTTTTTGGTTAAAGCGGGCCCTTCAGAAAGAGCTGGAGGAGGAAATTTTATTGGTTACAACAATAAATACGGATTCGGAGACTGTCAGGAAGTAAAAGCCGTGTTCGAGTTAAATATTCCTCAAGAAGTACTGGATAAGGGGAGTGTATTGGCAGAAAAATGTTATAATGCCATAAATTGCTTCGGTGGATGTCGAATTGATTTCTTTTTCGATCAACGGACCAACGATTGGTGGTTGTCTGAAGTTAACACGATTCCGGGTATGACAAAACACAGCGCTTTCCCCCAAGCTCTAAGATCAGTCGGCTTTGATATTAAGAAAGTATGCGAGTCATTGGTGATAGGAGGGCTTTATAAAAATCGCCTTTTGAACAAACACTCTTCGACAGACGCGAGTTAA
- the ftsW gene encoding putative lipid II flippase FtsW — protein sequence MKLFLIVCLLGIFSLGLVMVFETSSAEVLDKSLSCGTHRMLFKQLTYAFMGLFFGFLIWKIGYEDVLRISPLFFWFFVVLLGVVFIPNVGIARNGARRWIGVGSFTIQPSEFMKYLVPMMYIEKITSRSSDAISFFFFLKLLVILFIPIFLITVEPDNGTAAVICSSLVPLFFVNRIKLRFWLLPLSLVFLLGGAMAYNLPYVRGRVHVYLHPELDIKGKGHQPYQAKIAAGSGKIFGKGPGASLQKLTYLPEAQNDYIVAIYAEEFGFIGVLCLILLYMFFIYSGFAIADRASSVRGACLATAITFLVSFQAFLNFAVVSGLLPSKGVNLPFFSQGGSSLVANIWGVFLLLKVYCYEKKGNYFSRWDSRTYKTGSRNCR from the coding sequence ATGAAGTTATTCCTAATAGTTTGTCTGCTGGGGATCTTTTCTCTTGGATTGGTTATGGTTTTCGAAACGTCTTCCGCCGAGGTTCTCGATAAGTCTCTTAGTTGCGGGACTCATCGTATGTTATTTAAACAACTGACGTATGCTTTCATGGGGTTGTTTTTCGGTTTTCTGATATGGAAAATCGGTTATGAAGACGTATTGCGGATATCTCCTCTTTTTTTCTGGTTTTTCGTTGTCTTGCTTGGAGTCGTTTTTATTCCGAATGTAGGAATAGCTCGTAACGGTGCTCGAAGATGGATTGGTGTCGGTTCGTTTACAATACAACCCTCCGAATTCATGAAATACTTAGTACCGATGATGTATATTGAAAAAATAACGTCTCGTTCTTCGGATGCGATTTCTTTTTTCTTTTTTTTAAAATTACTCGTGATTTTATTTATTCCGATTTTTTTGATTACGGTAGAGCCGGACAATGGGACTGCTGCCGTCATTTGTTCGTCTCTTGTGCCTTTATTCTTCGTTAATAGAATAAAACTAAGATTTTGGTTATTACCTTTATCCCTTGTGTTTTTATTAGGAGGAGCCATGGCTTATAACTTGCCTTATGTTCGAGGAAGAGTGCATGTTTACTTGCATCCGGAGCTTGATATCAAGGGCAAAGGCCATCAACCTTATCAAGCCAAAATTGCTGCAGGTTCGGGAAAGATTTTCGGTAAGGGGCCTGGAGCTAGTCTTCAGAAATTGACTTATTTACCGGAAGCTCAAAACGATTATATCGTTGCCATTTATGCTGAAGAGTTCGGATTTATAGGTGTTTTGTGTTTGATTTTGCTCTATATGTTTTTTATCTATTCCGGTTTTGCTATTGCCGATAGAGCTTCGAGTGTAAGAGGCGCTTGTTTAGCCACGGCAATTACTTTTTTAGTATCTTTTCAGGCTTTTTTAAATTTCGCGGTAGTCTCTGGGTTATTGCCCAGCAAAGGAGTGAATTTGCCGTTTTTCAGCCAAGGAGGATCTTCTTTAGTTGCCAATATCTGGGGAGTTTTCTTGTTGTTAAAGGTTTATTGTTATGAAAAAAAGGGCAATTATTTCAGTAGGTGGGACAGTCGGACATATAAAACCGGCTCAAGAAACTGCCGATGA
- a CDS encoding STAS domain-containing protein produces MDTTIEVYEDVAVCKLSGRLDATSVFDLDERFQVLVEKEIYKFVINMQHLSYLSSAGIRLLLSLNTKLSSFSGSICLCEATGQVADVLRISGFDKALTICEHEQECYGRFI; encoded by the coding sequence ATGGACACGACGATTGAAGTATACGAAGACGTTGCGGTTTGTAAGTTGAGCGGTCGACTGGATGCGACGTCTGTTTTCGATTTGGATGAACGGTTTCAGGTTTTAGTTGAGAAGGAGATATATAAATTCGTTATTAATATGCAACATCTAAGCTATTTAAGTAGCGCTGGGATTCGTTTGTTATTGTCTCTCAATACCAAGTTGTCTTCTTTCAGTGGCTCGATTTGCTTATGCGAAGCGACGGGACAAGTAGCCGATGTTTTAAGGATTTCCGGTTTTGACAAAGCGTTAACGATTTGCGAACACGAACAAGAATGTTACGGTCGATTTATATAA
- a CDS encoding cell division protein FtsQ/DivIB, producing MIRIKLTTTHMHAKLFDRILAKGPQYGILKSFLYIISSCALSTIVFVFIFSDLFFLKKGPLVKNLFLIYQSPAEEISPSFFFHLLNLRSSDPQHIRMFNTHDANEKLLSTGLFSYVKTKKNFDTGAVIIEYSLKTPLAILGNRTFRFIDSSGEVFPALPQFSSKRLPKIFFPETENSFPKIESQLLRMAKELIKDFGHEELVTVDLTTAHEYPYEIVLTLKNNQVVRLTTTDMQSKIKAYRTLHKYLEKSLPTDIPLVYDLRFSKSSLISRNQPKDP from the coding sequence ATGATCCGAATAAAACTTACAACCACACACATGCACGCAAAATTATTTGATCGCATTCTAGCCAAGGGCCCTCAATACGGGATTTTAAAAAGTTTTTTATATATAATTTCAAGTTGCGCATTATCGACAATCGTATTTGTCTTCATCTTTTCCGATTTATTTTTTCTCAAAAAAGGACCTTTAGTTAAAAATTTGTTCCTTATATATCAAAGTCCTGCCGAAGAAATCTCTCCGAGCTTTTTTTTTCATTTATTGAATCTCCGTTCGAGCGATCCTCAACATATTCGTATGTTCAACACCCACGATGCTAATGAAAAACTATTATCCACGGGTTTGTTTTCTTACGTAAAAACAAAGAAAAATTTCGATACCGGAGCCGTCATTATTGAATACTCCCTAAAAACTCCTTTGGCAATCCTAGGTAATAGAACATTTCGATTTATAGATTCCTCCGGAGAGGTTTTCCCGGCACTGCCTCAATTTTCATCCAAAAGACTGCCTAAGATTTTTTTTCCGGAAACCGAAAACTCTTTCCCTAAAATCGAATCACAACTCTTACGTATGGCAAAAGAATTAATCAAGGATTTCGGACATGAGGAACTCGTGACCGTCGATTTAACAACTGCTCACGAATATCCCTACGAAATCGTGCTTACTTTGAAAAACAATCAAGTCGTTAGATTAACGACAACGGATATGCAAAGTAAAATCAAGGCCTATCGCACTCTTCATAAATATTTGGAAAAATCATTGCCGACCGATATTCCCTTGGTTTACGATCTACGATTTTCAAAATCATCGCTCATCTCACGTAATCAGCCGAAAGATCCATAG